Within Metabacillus sp. KUDC1714, the genomic segment CTACCAGTTCCCTGTCCCATAATGATAAAATCATCAAGTGTTTCATCTTCTTTTAACAATTGATATGTTTTTCTTAGCATCTCGTACGATGTAAACAATACAAGGATCTTTCCATCAGTTATTTGGGCAACACTACCTACATTAGCAGCAATCGCTTCAGAATACTCATCAAGTGTGACTTCATTCACTAAAGGCATATCACTTGGAACAAATAGCTTTACCTGCTCCTTATATCGAAAAGGAGATTTAAGCTGTAGCTGTTTTGGATAAAAATCTGATAATCCGACTGCATCAATAATATAAGAAAAAGATTTCTTTACTGTTAATGTTGCAGAAGTTAAAATAACACTCTGTTTCTTTGCAAAGAATTGATCAGCTAAAAAGTCAGCTATTTCAAGTGGCTGGGCATAGATGGAAACAGCGTTTTTTGCGCCTTTTGTTTCAATTTCAATCCATGTAACAATTGATTCATCATTTTTGAAAAATAAATAATCAATTTTATCTTTATATTCCTTAACAACGGAGAGAACTTGTTTATATTCTTGATAAATAATTTTATTTTTTATAGATAGTTCAGCATCATCCACTTTGCCCAATACCTGTAATGATTTTTCCATCAAGATGATCAGATCGTACATGATAAACTTTATTCTATTAGCAAGTTCTAAAATAGAATCCCATGTTCGATTATTTTCTTTTTCCGTATTATATTTATAAGAAGTTCGATTTAAGTGGGAATCCTTCCTACGTTTTAAGACATAAGAATGAATTCCTGAAAATAATTGATGGCATTCCTCTTGCAGCTGTAGTAGATGAGCATCCATTTCTTGCAAGAAATGATGGTTTTTTTGACCAATTTCTTCACTTACACGGGCAAACTTATTAATAAGTCCATTTGTATGAAATGTTCCTAAACGATTTAGCATACTATGTACATCAAGATAAGAAAATCTACTTCCTAGCTGTTCACTAGCTACTCTATGAAAATGATGTGCCTCATCAATAATTACCTCTTGATGCAGAGGTAAAATTTGATGGTCACGTTCGAGATCAGACAATAACATCGCATGATTTGTAATAATAATATTTGCCCTTATTGCCAACTCTTTTGCACGCTGATAAAAGCAATATCCCGAAAAGGGATTTCTCTTTAAAGAAGATCCATCAACATGAAGTTGATTCCATAAAACCTTGCCACCAGAGGGAATATTTAGTTCATCTATATCCCCAGTCTCCGTCTCTGTTAACCAGAGAAGGAGCTGTGCCTTTGTTAGGATGAAATCATAGTTATCTTCAGGTTCTCTAAGTGACTGCTCAAACTTCTGTAAACACAAATAATGACGTTGTCCTTTTAAAATTGTAGTTGTGAAATGAAAGGGTAGAATTTTTTCAAGAAAAGGAATATCTCGCTCAATCATTTGTGATTGTAAGTTCGTTGTATATGTACTAACAATAATTGGCCTTTGTTCTTTTTTTGAATAGAATATCGCTGGCACCAAATAAGCGATCGTTTTACCACTCCCCGTTGCAGCTTCAAATAACCCATGTTGATGCGTATAAAATGCATCAAAGATTTCTTTCATCATGTACATTTGGTCTGTCCGCACGTTATAAGTAGGAAGGATACCAGTTAACTTGCCATTTTTATTTTGAAAAAGCTCGATAAAATCTTCAATAGAAAGAATTTCTTCTGCCGAGTCATTTGCATTTTCAGGTAAGTTTAATTGAACCTTTTTAATAGCCAATGACCTAATCAAATCCAAATCTGCTCTGTCTTGCTGTTGCTCAATTTTTACTAATTTATCTGAGATTACACCCTCTATTATTTCTTCAATATCACTTATAAAGGACCTTGAAAGCTTTGATAACTGCTGCAGTGTAATAACAGGTAAAGCCTTTAATTTATCAAATATCCGTAATAATAACAGGGCCGTTACTTCTGCATCACTATCAGCACGATGTGGGTGTTCATGAATTATATTAAATCCATCACTTAAATCAGATAATTTAAAGCTTTTTTCGGTAGGAAAAGCAATTCTTGCTAATTCAACTGTATCTAGTATTGGTCCTGAAAATTGAAAGCCACAGTTCTTTAGTTCTTCCTGTAAAAAGGATAAATCAAAATAGACATTATGAGCTACAAAGTAAGAATCAGACAGCAACGAAATTAAATCCTCTGCTATTTCTTCAAACGTTGGTGCTTCCTCTACCATGTCATTAGTAATCCCTGTTAATTGTTCAATAAATAAAGGAATTTTTTGCATAGGTTTAACAAAGCTCATATATCTATCGACAATTTGCCCCTGTTCTATGACTACAGCAGCAATTTGAATAATCCTATCTCCTTTTTTTGGGGCATTTCCTGTTGTTTCTAAATCAATAACAACATATCGTTGCTCATTCATCTGTTGACACCTCTATTATTAAGAAACGCAGGGCGCGTTTTTCTTGGGAAGTAGGAAATTTATTGGTCAGGCACACTCATTAGACTAAGATAAAGAGAAAATTTAAGATGTTAATCCAATGGGTCCCATAAAGCTAACTAATAGTTGTTAACATGTATACTCATAAGGAAATCTGACCTACTACATATGATTCGAAAATCTTAACTTAACTATATCATATTTTTAATCAAAAAAAGGACTGACTCATTTTAAAAGACTAAAAATCCCTGTTATTTAGTAACAGTAATCCTAGAGTCTTTTGAGAGCCAGACCTCGAAATTGACAGGTTAACTATTCAATTTACAAAATTGTTGCTGCTGGTTCATGTCCTAAAATATCAACAATCCTATTATTTTCATCCATAATTGCAA encodes:
- the dinG gene encoding ATP-dependent DNA helicase DinG, translating into MNEQRYVVIDLETTGNAPKKGDRIIQIAAVVIEQGQIVDRYMSFVKPMQKIPLFIEQLTGITNDMVEEAPTFEEIAEDLISLLSDSYFVAHNVYFDLSFLQEELKNCGFQFSGPILDTVELARIAFPTEKSFKLSDLSDGFNIIHEHPHRADSDAEVTALLLLRIFDKLKALPVITLQQLSKLSRSFISDIEEIIEGVISDKLVKIEQQQDRADLDLIRSLAIKKVQLNLPENANDSAEEILSIEDFIELFQNKNGKLTGILPTYNVRTDQMYMMKEIFDAFYTHQHGLFEAATGSGKTIAYLVPAIFYSKKEQRPIIVSTYTTNLQSQMIERDIPFLEKILPFHFTTTILKGQRHYLCLQKFEQSLREPEDNYDFILTKAQLLLWLTETETGDIDELNIPSGGKVLWNQLHVDGSSLKRNPFSGYCFYQRAKELAIRANIIITNHAMLLSDLERDHQILPLHQEVIIDEAHHFHRVASEQLGSRFSYLDVHSMLNRLGTFHTNGLINKFARVSEEIGQKNHHFLQEMDAHLLQLQEECHQLFSGIHSYVLKRRKDSHLNRTSYKYNTEKENNRTWDSILELANRIKFIMYDLIILMEKSLQVLGKVDDAELSIKNKIIYQEYKQVLSVVKEYKDKIDYLFFKNDESIVTWIEIETKGAKNAVSIYAQPLEIADFLADQFFAKKQSVILTSATLTVKKSFSYIIDAVGLSDFYPKQLQLKSPFRYKEQVKLFVPSDMPLVNEVTLDEYSEAIAANVGSVAQITDGKILVLFTSYEMLRKTYQLLKEDETLDDFIIMGQGTGSGSRTRLTKNFRQFGKAILLGTSSFWEGVDFPGDELTALMIVRLPFASPDEPIVAARCQMLERRGKNAFYDYSLPEAILRFKQGFGRLIRNEADRGILFVLDNRIVSTRYGKDFLESIPDLEIEKKPMHLLTHSIEDWIV